In Rosa chinensis cultivar Old Blush chromosome 1, RchiOBHm-V2, whole genome shotgun sequence, a genomic segment contains:
- the LOC112181787 gene encoding vestitone reductase, whose protein sequence is MDEEKGLVCVTGGAGFIGSWLVMKLLQHGYTVRTTVRPDPECKRDISYLTSLPGASEKLHIFSADLDQPESFNAAIEGCIGVFHVAHPNPLKEQDEEIVTKKSVEGTLGILRACLNSKTVKRVVYTSSASTISHSGTNKDMVDESTWTDVEFHRSLKVYGTSYVAAKTKTEQAALEFGENNGLEIVTLIPPLVIGGFLCKTLPSSISLFLCMILGNEHNYEYLKNKSMVHVDDLVSAHIFLFENPNAKGRYICSLAQVSLEDMSRFLTAKYPEYQIPTADSLKGIEGHKTCGYSSEKLLKSGFKFKHGLEDMFEGAVQSCREKGFL, encoded by the exons ATGGATGAAGAAAAGGGTCTAGTTTGTGTAACAGGTGGAGCTGGATTCATCGGCTCATGGCTGGTTATGAAGCTTCTGCAACATGGTTACACTGTTCGAACTACTGTTAGACCTGACCCAG AATGCAAGAGAGACATCAGCTACCTCACAAGCCTACCAGGAGCATCAGAGAAGCTTCACATCTTTAGTGCAGATCTCGACCAACCTGAAAGTTTCAATGCAGCAATTGAAGGATGCATTGGAGTCTTCCATGTTGCTCATCCTAATCCTCTGAAAGAACAAGATGAAgaaattgtaacaaaaaaatcAGTAGAAGGCACCCTAGGCATATTGAGAGCCTGCCTGAATTCCAAGACCGTGAAGAGGGTTGTATACACTTCTAGTGCATCAACTATTTCTCATAGTGGAACCAACAAAGACATGGTGGATGAGAGTACATGGACTGACGTTGAATTTCATAGGTCTCTGAAAGTATATGGGACTTCGTATGTGGCTGCGAAAACCAAGACAGAGCAAGCAGCTCTGGAATTTGGGGAAAATAATGGCCTGGAAATAGTCACTTTGATCCCTCCATTAGTGATTGGTGGATTTCTCTGCAAAACACTCCCTAGCTCAATAAGTCTGTTCCTATGCATGATTCTAG GAAATGAGCATAACTATGAATatctcaaaaacaaaagtatGGTACACGTAGATGATTTGGTAAGTGCACATATCTTTCTTTTCGAAAACCCTAATGCAAAAGGGAGGTACATTTGTTCATTAGCTCAGGTATCCTTAGAGGACATGTCTCGATTTCTCACTGCAAAATACCCTGAATATCAAATACCGACAGCTGA TTCCTTGAAGGGCATTGAAGGTCACAAAACGTGTGGGTACTCATCGGAGAAGCTCCTGAAGTCTGGATTCAAATTTAAGCATGGGCTCGAAGACATGTTTGAGGGTGCAGTTCAATCTTGCAGAGAAAAGGGATTTCTATAA